The DNA region GAGAGTAGTCGTGGATGATCCGATCTCGCATCCCCGCCATTTCCTTCCATGGCACGTCCGGGTGCGCGGCTCGAGTCTCGTCGGTAACCCCCCTCACCGCCTCGCCGACGATCTCGATGTTTCGGAGGACCGCGTCCTGGGTCCGCTCGTCGGAAGCGAACGCTTCCCTGCCGGCGGACGTGTAGCGGAGGATCTTGTCGATCGCGTCCCGGATATCCGCGAGGTACAGGCGTTCGGTTCGGCTCGAAGGGGTCACAGCGGGATCGCCTCGGCAAGAACGCTGTCCCGGATCATCGGGTGCAGGCTCCCGACGGTCGCCACGTCCACGTCTCGCCCCAGAAGGTCCTCGGCCTCCTCGCAGAACCGGACAAACGCAAAACCGCGTTGTCCCGGCACGTAGTCCACGAGCAGGTCGAGGTCGCTGTCGCTGCTTGCCTCTCCTCTCGCGAACGATCCGAAGACACGGATGTTGCGTATCCCGTACCGCTCCCCGAGCCTGCGCAGTTCCGCCGCCAGTGGCGCGGGCACCCCGCGTGAATCCGTTCCCGTCGGCATGCGGCCATCCTCCGCTTTGATTCTACCGCGACGCACCTCACGGGCGCTGCGGAATTGGAGTTTCCGAGTCTACGTCTCAAAGTCCCGAGAGTCTATCCTCGTGCGGGCGTCGATAACGCGCGGAGGGGAAGCGATCTAGGAGAGGAGCGACAGGAGAGGTGCTCATCGGATTCGGAATCTCTTAGTCGTCGTGTCGAAGAAGATTCGTTCACGATTTCGACCCCACCACTCGATCGCGAGACGAGCGGTGTTCGCGTTGAGGGTATCGGAATTGGAAGTCCTGAGCCCGAAGCTGGTGTAGTCAGAGAAAGTGTGAACCGTGAAGCGAAACCACCCGTCTCGCTGC from Terriglobia bacterium includes:
- a CDS encoding nucleotidyltransferase family protein, producing MPTGTDSRGVPAPLAAELRRLGERYGIRNIRVFGSFARGEASSDSDLDLLVDYVPGQRGFAFVRFCEEAEDLLGRDVDVATVGSLHPMIRDSVLAEAIPL
- a CDS encoding DUF86 domain-containing protein translates to MTPSSRTERLYLADIRDAIDKILRYTSAGREAFASDERTQDAVLRNIEIVGEAVRGVTDETRAAHPDVPWKEMAGMRDRIIHDYSRVDLDVVWDVVSRDLPALKMKIASLLG